A region from the Aegilops tauschii subsp. strangulata cultivar AL8/78 chromosome 5, Aet v6.0, whole genome shotgun sequence genome encodes:
- the LOC120965203 gene encoding uncharacterized protein, protein MFTTTELGRDCWLCTRTKLRVLERVVVSQTSGPSSPATDKWTLLLSFPHSFPSSPATPSSLSSSPPPQLISFLSATAATDRWRSEMAGLEGFEFFEIVIEKSCSRQRLPDKFAKMLAGHEPHKVKLREAGSGLRRLWDVLVVFDGEGHMYLGPGWEQFARAHELQLRHFLVFRYDGDAMFTVKMFDNTMCRMYYHHDDDASNGSSSRDDEERSGDDEEQSGDAEEQPILANDDPAMLVADDDLAMVVADDDPAMVVADDDPAMVVADDDLAIVVPNDDLAMVVPDNDLVMVVAPAIPQLGYRTMPIMVEEYIRVGIRHSERIKLMKEKKEE, encoded by the exons ATGTTCACTACCACTGAGCTAGGAAGAGACTGTTGGTTATGTACCCGAACGAAACTACGTGTGTTGGAGAGAGTGGTTGTCTCTCAAACAAGTGGACCCTCCTCTCCCGCAACTGACAAGTGGACCCTCCTCCTCTCATTTCCCCATTCTTTTCCTTCCTCTCCCGCAACTCCTTCCTCTctgtcgtcgtcgccgccgccgcagctcATCTCCTTCCTCTCTGCCACCGCCGCCACCGACCGCTGGAG AAGTGAGATGGCTGGCTTGGAAGGTTTCGAGTTCTTCGAGATCGTAATTGAGAAATCTTGCAGTAGGCAG AGGCTACCTGACAAGTTTGCGAAGATGCTCGCCGGCCATGAGCCCCACAAAGTGAAGCTGCGGGAGGCCGGCAGCGGGcttcgcaggctgtgggacgtgtTGGTGGTGTTCGATGGTGAAGGCCACATGTACCTAGGGCCCGGCTGGGAGCAGTTCGCCCGCGCCCATGAGCTACAGCTCAGGCACTTCCTTGTCTTCCGCTACGACGGTGACGCCATGTTCACCGTGAAGATGTTCGACAACACCATGTGCCGCATGTACTACCATCACGACGACGATGCCA gcaatgggagcagcagcagggATGACGAGGAGCGGAGTGGGGATGACGAGGAGCAGAGCGGGGATGCCGAGGAGCAGCCTATTCTGGCTAACGACGACCCTGCTATGTTGGTTGCGGATGACGACCTTGCTATGGTGGTGGCTGACGACGACCCTGCTATGGTGGTGGCGGACGACGACCCTGCTatggtggtggctgacgatgACCTCGCGATTGTGGTGCCTAATGATGACCTCGCaatggtggtgcctgacaatgacctcgTGATGGTGGTGGCGCCTGCAATCCCACAGCTTGGCTACAGGACCATGCCAATTATGGTAGAGGAGTACATCCGCGTTGGGATTCGCCACTCTGAGCgcatcaagttgatgaaggagaagaaggaggagtgA